In one Macaca fascicularis isolate 582-1 chromosome 6, T2T-MFA8v1.1 genomic region, the following are encoded:
- the LOC135971466 gene encoding uncharacterized protein, with protein sequence MAEVLTLATEPDETSHITIEHTYTPEDQEEAKAIGAIENKDTKNWEKGGKIVLPQKEALAMIQQMHAWTHLSNRKLKLLIEKTDFLIPKASTLVEQVTSACKVCQQVNAGATRVPERKRTRGNRPGVYWEIDFTEVKPHYAGYKYLLVFVDTFSGWVEAYPTRQETAHIVAKKILEEIFPRFGLPKVIGSDNGPAFVSQTDLQARLKGLQAVQAQIWAPLAELYQPGHPQTSHPFQVGDSVYVRRHRTQGLEPRWKGPYIVLLTTPTVIKVDGISTWIHASHAKAAPGTPGPTPPETWRLRRSEDPLKIRLSRI encoded by the exons ATGGCGGAAGTACTGACCCTAGCCACAGAACCTGATGAAACCAGCCACATAACTATTGAACATACTTATACCCCAGAAGACCAGGAAGAAGCAAAGGCCATAGGGgctatagaaaacaaagacactaaaaactgggaaaaaggagggaaaatagtccttccccaaaaggaggccctggcaatgatccagcagatgcatgcctggacacacttgagtaatcgaaagctaaaattactgattgaaaaaactgactttctaatcccaaaggcaagtaccctcgtagaacaagtgacatctgcctgtaaggtctgtcagcaggtaaacgctggggctacccgagtgccagaaaggaaacgaactcgtggtaaccgcccaggagtctattgggaaatagacttcactgaagtaaaacctcactatgctggatataagtacttactggtgtttgtagataccttttcaggatgggtagaagcctaccccacccggcaagaaacggcacacatagtagccaagaaaattttggaagaaatctttcctagattcggacttcccaaggtaattgggtcagataacgggccggccttcgtttctcag actgacctacaggcccggctaaaaggactccaagcagtacaggcccaaatctgggcccccttggcagaactgtaccaaccaggacatccacagaccagtcaccccttccaggtgggagactctgtctacgttagacggcatcgcactcaaggactagagcctcggtggaaaggaccctacattgttctcctgaccacACCCACAGTCATAAAGGTTGACGGAATCTCCACTTGGATCCACGCATCCCACGCCAAGGCTGCTCCAGGGACGCCCGGACCAACACCACCTGAGACATGGAGACTCCGACGCTCCGAGGACCCgctcaagataagactctctcGTATCTAG